Proteins encoded within one genomic window of Sphaerotilus montanus:
- a CDS encoding branched-chain amino acid ABC transporter substrate-binding protein, with protein sequence MGLVLQAGALAAMTMFASAALAQKGETVKIAWIDPLTGLMGPVGQNQVNSFRFFAEKLGGAGNPAGVKFEVVPFDNKLSPAESLTALKAAIDQGIRYVTQGNGSGAAAALIDAVNKHNERNPGKEVLYLNHSAVDPDLTNSKCSYWHFRMDADTSMKMEALTTFMKDQKDVQKVYLLNQNYAHGHQVAKYAKEIMARKRPDVQFVGEDLHPLAQVRDFAPYIAKIKASGADTVITGNWGSDLSLMLKAANEAGLTAKFFTYYTGVTGTPTALGSQGDGRVFQVSYNHYHLPGQMEKWRDEFQKKFDADFYTGSVIHIYTALGEAMAKAKSTDPVKVAAALEGLKFKSFNGDVEMRKSDHQMQQTLFITRWQKADAKYSYSPEKTGYTLVPVAQYEPYVASTPTSCQMKRPS encoded by the coding sequence ATGGGCCTGGTGCTCCAGGCTGGTGCCCTGGCGGCAATGACGATGTTCGCTTCGGCCGCATTGGCACAGAAAGGCGAGACGGTCAAGATCGCCTGGATCGACCCGCTGACCGGCCTGATGGGCCCGGTCGGCCAGAACCAGGTCAACAGCTTCCGCTTCTTCGCCGAGAAGCTCGGCGGTGCGGGCAACCCGGCGGGCGTGAAGTTCGAGGTCGTGCCCTTCGACAACAAGCTCAGTCCCGCCGAGTCGCTGACTGCGCTGAAGGCGGCGATCGACCAGGGCATCCGCTACGTCACCCAGGGCAACGGCTCGGGGGCGGCGGCCGCGCTGATCGATGCGGTCAACAAGCACAACGAGCGCAACCCCGGCAAGGAAGTCCTCTACCTGAACCACTCGGCGGTGGACCCGGACCTGACCAACAGCAAGTGCAGCTACTGGCATTTCCGCATGGACGCCGACACCTCCATGAAGATGGAGGCGCTGACCACGTTCATGAAGGACCAGAAGGATGTCCAGAAGGTCTACCTGCTGAACCAGAACTACGCCCACGGCCACCAGGTCGCCAAGTACGCCAAGGAGATCATGGCGCGCAAGCGGCCGGACGTGCAGTTCGTCGGCGAGGACCTGCACCCGCTGGCCCAGGTGCGTGACTTCGCGCCCTACATCGCCAAGATCAAGGCCAGCGGTGCCGACACGGTGATCACCGGCAACTGGGGGTCGGACCTGTCGCTGATGCTCAAGGCGGCCAACGAAGCGGGTCTCACCGCCAAGTTCTTCACCTACTACACCGGCGTCACCGGCACGCCGACCGCGCTCGGCTCCCAGGGCGATGGCCGCGTCTTCCAGGTGTCCTACAACCACTACCACCTGCCCGGCCAGATGGAGAAGTGGCGCGACGAGTTCCAGAAGAAGTTCGACGCCGACTTCTACACCGGCAGCGTGATCCACATCTACACCGCGCTGGGCGAGGCGATGGCCAAGGCCAAATCGACCGACCCGGTCAAGGTGGCGGCGGCGCTCGAAGGGCTGAAGTTCAAGAGCTTCAACGGCGACGTCGAGATGCGCAAGAGCGACCACCAGATGCAGCAGACGCTGTTCATCACGCGCTGGCAGAAGGCAGACGCCAAGTACAGCTACTCGCCCGAGAAGACCGGCTACACGCTGGTGCCGGTGGCGCAGTACGAGCCCTATGTGGCCAGCACGCCGACGTCCTGCCAGATGAAGCGGCCGTCCTGA